A single window of Candidatus Rhabdochlamydia oedothoracis DNA harbors:
- a CDS encoding guanosine monophosphate reductase, translating into MSIKNAYTFDDIALVPQFNNVPSRTEPSLETWLTKKLKMSQPILCSNMDTTIGEDLAPILLQEGSIPIFHRFVSFKIQKEWVEKYTDKIFISCGIQNIDQTRQLLDLGAAGVCIDVAHGHSDRMFYFIQELKRTHPDKEVIAGNVCTAMAYHDLVNAGADAVKVGVGPGAACTTRMVTGFGVPQFTAIYDCAKIAEKLRVPLIADGGIRNSRDLVLALAAGASTVMVGKLFAMTEESAAPKRDSSNGREAKFRGQASADFQTDFYGGLKDKTVAEGIDFWGPVSGSAKELIDSLLGGLRSGLTYGGARNIKELQRKAEFVVVTANYLGESCPRPIWFS; encoded by the coding sequence ATGTCTATAAAAAATGCATATACTTTTGATGATATAGCTCTTGTTCCGCAATTCAATAATGTTCCTTCTCGTACAGAGCCTTCTTTAGAGACATGGCTAACTAAAAAACTTAAAATGTCACAACCTATCCTATGTTCCAATATGGATACAACAATAGGGGAAGACCTAGCTCCTATTTTACTACAAGAAGGTTCTATACCTATTTTTCATCGCTTTGTAAGTTTTAAAATACAAAAAGAATGGGTTGAAAAATATACAGACAAAATATTTATCTCGTGTGGGATTCAAAATATTGATCAAACAAGACAATTGCTTGATTTAGGAGCAGCTGGTGTATGTATTGATGTAGCACATGGTCACTCCGATAGAATGTTCTATTTTATTCAAGAGCTTAAACGCACCCATCCAGATAAAGAAGTCATAGCAGGAAATGTGTGTACCGCTATGGCGTATCACGATCTGGTTAATGCAGGTGCTGATGCGGTAAAAGTAGGTGTTGGTCCAGGAGCTGCTTGTACAACTCGTATGGTAACCGGTTTTGGAGTGCCTCAATTTACAGCGATTTACGATTGTGCAAAAATAGCGGAAAAACTTCGTGTTCCCTTAATCGCAGATGGAGGAATTCGCAATAGCCGGGATTTGGTTCTTGCTTTAGCCGCAGGTGCTAGTACTGTTATGGTTGGAAAACTATTTGCCATGACAGAAGAGAGCGCAGCTCCTAAGCGCGACTCTAGCAATGGAAGAGAAGCTAAATTTAGAGGCCAGGCTAGTGCTGATTTTCAAACCGACTTTTATGGAGGGTTAAAGGATAAAACAGTTGCTGAAGGGATCGATTTTTGGGGCCCTGTTAGCGGATCGGCTAAAGAGTTAATAGACTCTCTTTTAGGGGGCTTGCGTAGCGGACTAACCTATGGAGGAGCCCGCAATATTAAAGAATTGCAGCGCAAAGCTGAGTTCGTGGTAGTCACAGCTAATTATCTAGGAGAAAGTTGTCCTAGACCTATCTGGTTTTCTTAA